CACGGTGGTGCTCGACGACGGCTGGGATGTGCTCAGCTTCCTGCACCAGCTGCAGGATCTGTCCGGCGGCGCGGTCAAGTTCGAGACCATCCCGGTGCAGGATCTCAACGGCTGGACCGACAATGGCGAATCCGTGGTGCGGGTGGATCCGCCCGCGGTGCAGAAGTTCGTGGCCAAGGCGGTCGGCGACGAGGAGGCGGGCGACGGCGGCGTCGATCCGGCCACGGTCACCGTGGACGTCTACAACGCCTCGGGCACCGCCGGGCTCGCCGGGCAGGCCGCGCAGGCGCTGGCGGCCAAGGGATTCCGGACCGGGACGGTGGACAACTGGATCGGCGGGCCGATCCAGAGCAGCCGGGTGCTGGCCGGGTCGGGCGGCGATCCGAAGGCGCGCGCGGTGGCGGCGGCCCTGGGCGGTCTGCCGGTGATGGGTGAATCGGGACTTCCAGCGGGCACGGTTCGCGTGGTGCTCGCGAGTGACTACGCTGGTCCGGGTTCGGCGACGGGCAATGGTGCGTTCGACTTCTCCGGAGGCCCTACGACCGCGACCCCGGTGCCCCCAGCCCCACCCATCGACGCCGGCACGAACGGACCGAAATGCGTGAACTGAACGAGACCCTCACCGAAGCGGTACTCGACCCCATCCTCGCCCGCGACCCCGCGGGTCCCCGCGTCACCTACTACGACGACGCCACCGGCGCGCGCATCGAGCTCTCCGCGCTCACGCTGGCCAACTGGGCGGCCAAGACCGCCAATATGATTCGCGACGAGTTCGGGCTGACCCCGGGCGCACGGGTGGCCGTGCTGCTGCCGGCGCACTGGCAGACCGCGGCCGTGCTGCTGGGCTGCTGGTGGGCGGGCGCGGAGGTGGTGCTGCACGCCGACCCGGACGCCGAGCTGGCGCTGGTGACCGCGGACCGCATCGCGGAGGCCGAGGCGATCGCGGAGGTGGCGGCGCTGTCACTGGATCCGATGGGAATGCCGGTGCGGGATCTCCCGATCGGCGTCACCGACTACGCGACGTC
This sequence is a window from Nocardia yunnanensis. Protein-coding genes within it:
- a CDS encoding TIGR03089 family protein, with translation MRELNETLTEAVLDPILARDPAGPRVTYYDDATGARIELSALTLANWAAKTANMIRDEFGLTPGARVAVLLPAHWQTAAVLLGCWWAGAEVVLHADPDAELALVTADRIAEAEAIAEVAALSLDPMGMPVRDLPIGVTDYATSVRVHGDQFRPGGIGCALDGESVSEVLEQARKSAARQGFTSADRVLSSGSWETPAELIDGFVAVLAAGASLVQVANPDPAAQQRRVTAERVTVQRP